CAAAAGTTTTTCCACCTATACAATATATATTCATTTTTCTTTTCCTTGCATTTTTGAAACATTGTATTGACTCTTCCGTTGTTCCAGAAAAACTAGAAATTACAATAAGTGTTTTGTTGTCCACCCAAGCTGGTAAATTGTAATCATTCAAAACAAGAATTGGTAATTTTATATTTTTGCAAAATACATTTCTCACAAGATCTGCACCGAGCGCAGAGCCCCCCATTCCACAAATCAAAACTTTGTTTATATCTTTGAATTTATTCTTCAAAGAACTAATTTTAAATTCACCAAAAACTTGATCAAATTGTTTATGGGTATTTTCATAAGTTTTGAAAACATCACCTTTATCGAAAATAGCTATTTTTGATAAATTAGTATTTTTTGTTGTCATATATTTATTTTTTATTTATAAAAAAATCATATAATATTCTAAGCAAAATAACAAATAATAATACATTTCTTATAAGTAATAAAATAATAGAAACATAGCCAAATGATACCAAATTTGCATAATAAAAAGGAAAAATTATTATAGTCAAAAATATTATAAATAAAAATATTTTACTAACAAAATTATTTTTCCTATGAGAGAAAGTATCTAATAAAAATATAAATGGAAACAACCAAATTAAATATTGTGGTGAAAAAACCTTATTCAATAAAATATATGTCAAAGTCACAATACTAAAGGAAAAAATAATATTCTTTGACAAATTTTCACTCCAATCATTCTTTTTGTATATAAAATACAATATAACAATATAAAAAAATAAGAATATATATAATGAAATTTTAGAAATAAATTCCAAAAAACTTCCAGAAATAATCCAACAAGCTCCATCGTTAATTATCTCTATTCCAGATATAATATTTGTTTTTGATAAAAATAAAATTATAGAACTATAAAAACTTTCAATCTGTAATCCTCTATTTGAGTGAAAATTGAAAAAATAAAAAACACCATCTCTTCCAAAAAATAGAAAAATAATATTCAATACAAAAAATAAAAAACTATAAAAATAACTTTTCAAAAAAATGTTTATATTTTTTTGTCTAATATCTGAAATAAACATTACTGGTAAAAGTAAAAATGGATATAATTTCAAAAATCCAGCTAGTATAACAAAAATATAAGATAACACATGATGAGTATATTTTTGCTTTTTATATGAAAGTAAATAAAAATATATCCCCAAAACAACAAAAAATACAGGATAAATATCATAGCGTAATAGAAGAAGCCACAAAAATATAAATATAAATATAATTTGATAAATAATCGTTTTGAAATTTATATCTTTTTTATATAATTTTAAAATTTTCATAGAAGCAAAACTTGTAAAAAATACTATCACAAAATTAAAAAAAGAAAATATATAAAAATAAGATGTTATATCTTTACTAAAAATTCTTGGCAATAAAAAAATATATGACGCCAACAATGGATATTCAAAATCAAAATCAATATATGGAATAAACCCCATCATTATATTGTCGGCTATACTTTTATAGAGATGTATATCTGTAAGTAGATATGAAAATTGGAATGATAAAAAATATAATACAATAAAAATTACAAAAAATAATACAATCAAAAATATATGTGGCAAAAAAAACAATAAATTTCTGTTTTTATTCATATTTTCTATATCAATCCTATATATTATACCCCAGTTTTATTCTTTACACGAATAAAAAGAATTGTTAATATTGATTTATACTTTAATAATAACTAATAGTTAATAATATGTCTGGACACTCAAAATGGGCCACAACAAAACACAAAAAAGCACTTGTTGATGCTAAAAAATCATCAATTTTTACAAAACTTGCAAAAATAATATCAGTTGCAGCAAGAAATGGTGCTGACTCTGATATGAATTTTCAATTGCGAATGGCTATAGATAAAGCTCGTGCTTTTTCTATGCCAAAAGAAAATATAGAAAGAGCAATAGCAAAGGGCGCTGGTATTGGAGAACAAAACAATCTTGAAGAAATTACATATGAAGGATATGGTCCAGAAGGAGTTGCAATAATAATAGAACTTGTAACAGACAACAAAAATAGATCTGCATCTGAAATAAGACATATTTTATCAAAAACTGGTGGATCACTTGGAGCAAGTAATTCTGTACTGTGGCAATTTGAAAAACGTGGAGTAATATATTTAAAAAATACAGAACTCTCTGATGAACAAGAACTCCTTATAATAGATGCTGGGGCAGATGATATAGAAAAAACTGAAGATGGAATAATGATTCTCACATCTATAGAAAATTTACAAAAAACCCAAGAAAAATTAAAAGATGTAATAGAAATAGAAAATGCAGAAGTAGAATACATTGCAAAAAACAAAGTAAAAATGCAAAATCCTGAAAAACTAGAAAAACTCATAGAAATGCTTGATGAAAATGATGATGTAAATAATTTTTATACAAACGCAGAATAATAATAAAGTACCAAGTTTAAAGTTGTAAAAAAAATCCAAAACTTTACAACTTTATAACTTTTAACTTGCATAAATAATGCCTCAAATACAAAAAAAATCCCCAAAAATTATCTTAGGAATCGATCCTGGCCTTGCAACAGTAGGTTATGGATTTATAACACAAGAAAAAGAACCACAACTTATCAGCTGTGGTTGTATTGAAACACAAGCAGGAGTTGATTTCAACAAAAGACTAAACACAATCCACAAAGAACTCACACTTTTAATAAAAAAATACAAACCTGATTTTGTTGGAGTTGAAAAACTGTACTTCTGTAAAAATGTAAAAACAGCAATGGACGTAGGTCACGCTCGGGGTGTAATAATTCTTACATTGTCAGAGGCAAAACTTCCTATTTATGAATACACTCCACTTGAAATAAAGCTAGCTATTGCATCGTATGGAAAGGCTGACAAAAACCAAATAAAAGAAATGGTAAAAATTATTCTAAAATTAAAACAAGTTCCAAAAAAAGATGATACGGCAGATGCTCTTGCAATAGCACTTACTTGTAAATATAGAATGAGATAATATATTAAAATATTGACTTTTTACTTTATAACTGCTTAAATATTATATACAGGTTTCAAATATAAAAGTTAATTCAAAATTCATAATTTGAAATTCACAATTAATATGCGGGTGTCGTATAGTGGCTTATTATGTCAGCCTTCCAAGCTGAAGAGGGCGGTTCGATTCCGCTCACCCGCTCCATCCTTCGTTCGCTTAGCGAACTTCGGATGGCGCGCCAC
This window of the Patescibacteria group bacterium genome carries:
- a CDS encoding YebC/PmpR family DNA-binding transcriptional regulator; protein product: MSGHSKWATTKHKKALVDAKKSSIFTKLAKIISVAARNGADSDMNFQLRMAIDKARAFSMPKENIERAIAKGAGIGEQNNLEEITYEGYGPEGVAIIIELVTDNKNRSASEIRHILSKTGGSLGASNSVLWQFEKRGVIYLKNTELSDEQELLIIDAGADDIEKTEDGIMILTSIENLQKTQEKLKDVIEIENAEVEYIAKNKVKMQNPEKLEKLIEMLDENDDVNNFYTNAE
- the ruvC gene encoding crossover junction endodeoxyribonuclease RuvC codes for the protein MPQIQKKSPKIILGIDPGLATVGYGFITQEKEPQLISCGCIETQAGVDFNKRLNTIHKELTLLIKKYKPDFVGVEKLYFCKNVKTAMDVGHARGVIILTLSEAKLPIYEYTPLEIKLAIASYGKADKNQIKEMVKIILKLKQVPKKDDTADALAIALTCKYRMR